The stretch of DNA GGGGGTGGAGACCGGGACTGTTCAAAGGGCAACCGGAGATGGCGTGCAGCTCAAGGTTCTTGAAGCAGATAAGGTAGATGCTTATTTCAAAGATTATGAAAAATTTGCACAGGATCAGTTGGATCACTGGTATTCGAAAACAACTGTGAAAGACGATAAAAAGCTGACAGGTTCAATGTTTTCTAAAGCTGCGAAAAAAGTCTATGATGAGAAGAAGGACCTAAGTTTTGTAGTCCCTGTTGAGTATGCGCTTGCTCAAGCCAGACTTGAAGGAGGCTTGATGGATAAGGAGCGGACAGAAGGAAACATATTCAATGTCGGCGCATTTGACAGTGGTGTCACATCCACAGAACAAGGCATAAACAATAAGGAAAAAGGATTTGATGCTTATTATAAGCTTATGTCAGATAGTTTCCTTAGTAATAAAACAGCCGACACATTGCTTGAGAATGGCAACTTTACAACAAAGAGCGGAGGAGTGTATGCGACCAATCCTTTCTACGAAATAGAAATAAAGGCAGAAATAGGACTGATGCATTACAGAGATTCCGAATATGCATTGTCAGGAACTGTTGGGAAGGGTAAGAAGAATGCAGCGAATGATGTAGAAATTGTAGGAGGCTTATTAGCACAGTTGGGTTACATTACAAAGGATAAGACAAAAGACACTGATGCTGTTTGCGCTGCTATACTTGAGTTCCAGACAAAGGAACTTGCACCTGAAGACGAAGAATGGTTTAAAAAACGAATGGACCTTGTAACGAATGCAACGGACAAGGAAAACATGAATATCAAGCTAAAGAATAATAAGGATGGCATAGTAGGCAAAGAAGGAACAACAATAGGATTGCTATATTTCAAAACTATTCTAAGCAGTAAGATTCCTGATTTAAAGAGTCGTGAAGATACAAAAGAAGAAAGCACAGCTGTTGAAGCAGTGGTGAATAATGCATCGACAGGAAGTGCAACACCTTCTGCTGAAGCTAATGCAACTCAAGCGATACCTTCGGATGTGAAAGTGGGAGTGAAGGATGGTCAGCCAGTTGGCAGCAAAACAGAAATAATTAAGGTACAAAAATCATTAAAAGCTCTCGGATATTATCAGGGGACTGCGGATGGCTTTATTACAAGAAAAGATGGTTTAGAGAGTGATACAGTAAAGGCTATCAAAAAATTCCAGAAGGATCATCAGCTTTCTGAAAGCGGCAATATAGATGCAGCAACAGCTTCAGAAATTGTAAAAGCTGTAGCAGCGTTACCTGCTGCTCCTGCTGTTACAACACCAGCAATAAAGGCTGCAGCCAAAACTACATCAGCTTCAACAACCAAAACAAATAAACCAGCAGTTAAACCAGAGGCTGTTCCTGCAAAAAGTGCTGAGCAGATATATAAGCTATATGGAGGAGAGATGTTGGCAATAGGCAAAGAAATGCTTGCAGTCTCAAAATCAAATCCGGGCCTTGTGATAAAAATGCTGGATTACCTGAGCTGGTATGAAAAGGATAATCTTGCATATAATCTTAGTTCTCACCTTTCGGAATCGGATCTTTCTTCAATAGACAAGAAACTTGTTCAACGGCTTTATAACGAACTTTATTCAGGATATACAAGTGCTGCCGAGCAGAAGCAGATGGATAAGCTTAATAAGTTTTTACCAAAGGCTGAGGTAGCAAAAGAAGTAGTTAAAGAAACTAAGAAAGAGACAAAGACCAAAGTTCAAAATTCAAATCTTGATTTGAGTGGAAGTGTAGGTAAAGGAGGAGACAATAAAGCCAAGGATGTACTTAAGATCCAAAACTTCCTGGTGAACTTTAATTATCTGGCTTCTTCTTCTGAAGAAATAACAGCCGTAAAAACATCCAACACCCAAAATCCTGAAACAAAGATTGAGGATAAAGATCTGAAGGATACGATAGCTGCAATTAAACAGTATCAGAAATACGGTGCTACCACCAGCGCCTCTGTGGCATCTCAGGATGGAAAGATCTCTAAGGATAAATATACTCATACTTCGATGAAGGAGATGAACAGAATTTATAATCAGTATAATGATCAGAAATTCGAGGGAGTAATAGCCAATGTTCTTTCAGATAGTCAGTGGAGAACGCAGTTCAGATATGGTTATAATTATAGAAACGGAGAGGATGACAATGAAAAAGAGTACATTGATTTTGTAAAAAAAACAACGGGTTATGATGATCCTGCGGATTTACATAAAGCTTCCAACGATGAGATTACCAAAGTAAAGAATAAATTTACAGGTGCAACATGGTGGGATACTGAGGGTGTTAAAGACAGTTCAATCAGAACAAATCAAAAGGCAAGAGAGTCAAAGCCAAACTATGTCTGTTGTTGGGATACAGCAAAGCTTATGTTGGACTTCAGTGGTGCGACAGAAAAAGGAGATAATTATAAGGTTCAAACTTTTGTTAAAGACTCTCAAAGTGGAAAGTTTACAAACCAGGCAGAGCTTGGAGTAAAGTATATAGATGCTCAGCTGAAAAGTGGCAAAGCAGTATTTGTTGGAATTGAGAAAGGAGCAGACAAAACTATAAATGAAGGAACAACAGATCACTATATTATTATTGTTGGAAAAGGACAGGATGGTGATAAGTGGTACTATAATTATTTTGATCCAGGAACAGTTAATAAAGAGAATGGCTACAACAAAGATAAAAACAGACTTTATATAGGAAGTGACAGGAAAACTGTAGAAAATGGAAAAAATAAACTATCTCAAATAAGAGTAAATAATGAATAAGAGAAAGAGCTTAAAAGTAGTACTACTGACTAGCCTCGTATTTTGCGCATCATGCAAAAGCGTACCTGAAAAAGAGAAAACAGAACAAGCTAAAGATTCCATACCAATGTCTACTCAAGGCAAAAGCGACAAGATCATATCTATAAAAACCAAACAGCTTCAATTTCCGGAGTTCACTATACTTGGAGACTTCAGAGCAGAAGTTTCGTTTGATCAAGATAAAATTTCTGAAGTTAAAGTTTTTTCATCCAATAACAATGTTTACACAGAGACAGGAAAGACGATTTTATCTTATAATGCAAATGGAAATCTGGAAAGAGAAATTCGCAACCATTACGGTTCGGAGTCATCAAAGGCAGATACTTTTTTGTATGAAAACAAAAGTCCTTTGAAGCAAAGGTCGACGAAGGGCCCTTATACTACGGAAGTTGAGCAGGATCAAAATGGTCGCATAGTTAAAAGAACAGATTTTGCGAATAGTTCTGCCGATCATGTTTTAAATTATTATTCAGTGAGTAGAGATCAAAAGGGAAATGAAGAAGCAGCGCTTTTGGGAGAAGTGATAGGTGAAGATGCTGAAGTAAAGAAAATTAAATTTGAGTATACTGAGTTTGATCAGAAAGGTAACTGGATAAAAAGAAAGCGATTGACAGAATCTATTGTCCTAAGTGATATTGAGTTTAATGATTTCTATTTTGGAAGAAAAGATATTCCTCAATTGCACTTTCCAATAACTTTTGGTGAAGAGCCAACTGAGACTATTGAAGAGCGCGAGGTTATATATGAATAGAAACTTCTTTAGATTTAATCAAAATGTTTTTTAATAAATCAAAATATAAATGAACTCAAGAGTTTTTTGCCTATTAATACTCATTACATTATTTAGTTGTAAGAAAAGTACTGAAGGAGAAACCAAGGAGGTTAACACTCCAGACACTATTGCAGTTGAATCTTCAAGTGATGGCTTGCAGTCTATACCAGACATATCAATTGTAGCAGTTAAAGATGAAGCTCCTTTGTTACAGTGTGAATCTTATTGCAATGACAGATGGAAGTTATGCATGCAGTTGCCAAAGGGTCTTTTTATTCACAAGGGAAATACATGTAGCACGGTGATTTGTGATGAATTTGTTTCTAACAACTCTTTGGTTTCATTTACCATTCATGAAGACATTTTAGAGTGCAACAATTATAAGGACAAAGAATATTCGATGGAGGAGATCCTGGATCTTTATAAGAGTGCAGCACTTGGAGAGCAAGCTAAGATTGATTCGAGTTATATTGGTGAAGAGTCGCTTTATCTTTCCGGAAAGAAGGATAACGTATATAACCTAAGAAAGATGATTATGAAGAATAACTCTTGCATCAATTTTACCATGAAGTTTCCTGCTGACAGCATGGATACTTATAAAGTTATTGCAGATCAAATTTTTAGTTCAATAATAGATA from Sporocytophaga myxococcoides encodes:
- a CDS encoding peptidoglycan-binding domain-containing protein; this translates as GVETGTVQRATGDGVQLKVLEADKVDAYFKDYEKFAQDQLDHWYSKTTVKDDKKLTGSMFSKAAKKVYDEKKDLSFVVPVEYALAQARLEGGLMDKERTEGNIFNVGAFDSGVTSTEQGINNKEKGFDAYYKLMSDSFLSNKTADTLLENGNFTTKSGGVYATNPFYEIEIKAEIGLMHYRDSEYALSGTVGKGKKNAANDVEIVGGLLAQLGYITKDKTKDTDAVCAAILEFQTKELAPEDEEWFKKRMDLVTNATDKENMNIKLKNNKDGIVGKEGTTIGLLYFKTILSSKIPDLKSREDTKEESTAVEAVVNNASTGSATPSAEANATQAIPSDVKVGVKDGQPVGSKTEIIKVQKSLKALGYYQGTADGFITRKDGLESDTVKAIKKFQKDHQLSESGNIDAATASEIVKAVAALPAAPAVTTPAIKAAAKTTSASTTKTNKPAVKPEAVPAKSAEQIYKLYGGEMLAIGKEMLAVSKSNPGLVIKMLDYLSWYEKDNLAYNLSSHLSESDLSSIDKKLVQRLYNELYSGYTSAAEQKQMDKLNKFLPKAEVAKEVVKETKKETKTKVQNSNLDLSGSVGKGGDNKAKDVLKIQNFLVNFNYLASSSEEITAVKTSNTQNPETKIEDKDLKDTIAAIKQYQKYGATTSASVASQDGKISKDKYTHTSMKEMNRIYNQYNDQKFEGVIANVLSDSQWRTQFRYGYNYRNGEDDNEKEYIDFVKKTTGYDDPADLHKASNDEITKVKNKFTGATWWDTEGVKDSSIRTNQKARESKPNYVCCWDTAKLMLDFSGATEKGDNYKVQTFVKDSQSGKFTNQAELGVKYIDAQLKSGKAVFVGIEKGADKTINEGTTDHYIIIVGKGQDGDKWYYNYFDPGTVNKENGYNKDKNRLYIGSDRKTVENGKNKLSQIRVNNE